The nucleotide sequence GCTAAGATCGCTTGGGAAAAAGCGGATCAAAAGGCAAAAGGAAAATCTTGGGCAGCGAAAGCGAATTTAGCTACGTATTATTTTTCGGAAGGGGATTACCAAAAGGCGATCAAATTTTACGATGAAGCCATCCGTTTAGGCGGCCCGGAAGATGATTATCTAAAAGAGCTGAAGGAATTGATGGCGCCTCCTCCGGTCCCGGAATAAAAATTCTAGTAAAAGTATGAAAAAATATTATTTATTTCTATGATTTTGTCATGTCCAATTGGTATATTGGCGTGTGAGTGAAATTGAAAAGAATTTTCAAGCACCGTACTTTGAACTAAATCAAATTAAAGAAGTTCTTTCTAAGTGGGAAGAGTATTTCAGAATCACGAATAGAGCCTTAATCGATGCGTCTAGTTTGTTTGATTTGGACATAGATAAAATCAAGGAAGTTATTCTATCACTTGAAGATAGCGAATTTCAATTTGGACATTTGACTGAGAAGACAAAAGGAAAAAACGGATTGGCTTTCGACGTATATAGAAAGAAAATTCAGGGCGCGCACTTTGACGCGTATATTAAATTAAGCTTGGATGACCGGGGATTTGCAGTAATCGCACAGATCATTTCCTTTCATGAGTATAAGTGAGATGGAGAAGAAGATAAATGAGGGATAAATTATTTAAAGATTGTCCGGTATGCGGTACGATTGGTTCTATGGAAAATAGAATTTCGCAGTCCTTAAAAATTTCGAGTCCTAGAACAGGACCTTTCACAGTGCGTGGATTGAGCGGTCAATATTGTAAGGTTTGTGGAGAAG is from Leptospira sp. WS58.C1 and encodes:
- a CDS encoding type II toxin-antitoxin system MqsR family toxin → MSEIEKNFQAPYFELNQIKEVLSKWEEYFRITNRALIDASSLFDLDIDKIKEVILSLEDSEFQFGHLTEKTKGKNGLAFDVYRKKIQGAHFDAYIKLSLDDRGFAVIAQIISFHEYK